The following proteins are encoded in a genomic region of Cataglyphis hispanica isolate Lineage 1 chromosome 1, ULB_Chis1_1.0, whole genome shotgun sequence:
- the LOC126848350 gene encoding transient receptor potential channel pyrexia-like, whose product MKECDPDHVALVLAIENGEFNRASEILTRDSQNKYIHPVGTLQVTALQVAAWQGRIDLLDRLYEKGAHVNDVDKIGRSALYYAAHRGNVDVTEWLLRRGGYIDAKIGVYSCTKGIPYTSLTKSCFVGRKLPSPMCWGRTPLHQAVKNNHADVVSILVKHGANVNVKDERLITPLLLAGSAVNRDDLKEMTKFVEIVKILVAAKVFVNIIHPDTGTTALHHAAMLGSAEATEVLLSNGAWPMYKCKSSGSTPLHIVASTGSTETLMVLLEAMLPHNIDTRDQINRTALHRAAYRGHRECVRILLDHGANLAATTKTGITVVDAIFAHIPRPLAFITEILDSCVRTTNNSPQETYDNITVDFGILAPKHQMQMAVVTAVIAAASDITQLAILQHPLVETFLRLKWTRLRIFFFFLMLVHLFFVISLSIYAIMFVRDDSDHVVTRRILAICSCFLLFHNMIQVLLEPKHYLRQFETWLSFICAILSLITSIAGEFAKSSKDEIESHHWVLHSISIAILLSWMQMMLLIGRVPMWGYYALMFSTVLKNILKVLLAFGYLIVGFALSFAVLFHGNDQFRDFWRAVVRTVVMMMGEYEYEELFTVENGKSAFLPITSRIVFFVFTVLASIVLINLMIGLAVNDIQGLEKEGHIRRLLKQAEFVAHLERVTSHRIFRGNWLHPRLRMLLHSRRDIPTKITLFSHENYFHHVSHLTESPPKIAADLIEALFLLATKNNNLTGKNVEIGDTKLTSILSNLEEQIRELKINCYRNLRNRRKPSKRRGFKRKTINL is encoded by the exons ATGAAGGAATGCGATCCGGATCACGTCGCGCTCGTGTTGGCGATCGAGAACGGCGAGTTCAATCGGGCGAGCGAGATTTTGACGCGCGACagtcaaaataaatacattcatCCGGTGGGTACTCTCCAAGTGACGGCCCTGCAGGTGGCCGCGTGGCAAGGGAGAATAGATCTGTTGGATCGACTCTATGAAAAAGGTGCTCATGTAAACGACGTGGATAAAATTGGTAGAAGCGCTCTTTACTATGCGGCGCATCGCGGCAACGTTGATGTGACGGAGTGGCTTCTCCGACGAGGAGGATATATCGACGCCAAAATCGGGGTCTATTCGTGCACCAAGGGTATCCCATACACTTCACTGACAAAATCTTGTTTCGTCGGAAGAAAA TTACCGTCGCCCATGTGCTGGGGAAGGACACCCTTACACCAGGCGGTAAAGAATAATCATGCCGACGTCGTGAGCATTTTGGTGAAACACGGCGCGAATGTAAATGTTAAGGACGAGCGTCTCATCACTCCGCTGCTCTTGGCGGGAAGCGCGGTGAATCGCGATGACCTCAAGGAGATGACTAAGTTCGTGGAGATTGTCAAGATTCTAGTCGCCGCGAAGGTGTTCGTCAACATTATTCATCCCGACACGG GTACCACGGCGTTGCATCACGCGGCGATGTTGGGCAGCGCAGAAGCGACGGAGGTATTATTGTCGAACGGCGCGTGGCCGATGTATAAGTGCAAGAGTTCCGGAAGCACGCCGCTTCATATTGTCGCGAGTACGGGCAGCACGGAGACGCTGATGGTCTTACTCGAGGCAATGCTGCCTCATAACATTGACACTCGCGATCAG ATCAATCGAACGGCTCTTCATAGAGCAGCTTATCGGGGCCATCGCGAATGCGTACGAATCTTGCTCGACCACGGAGCTAACTTAGCCGCGACGACGAAGACCGGCATCACCGTCGTTGATGCCATATTCGCTCACATCCCGCGACCATTGGCCTTTATAACGGAAATTCTGGATTCTTGCGTACGAACGACCAATAATTCTCCTCAAGAAACATACGATAAT ATCACTGTCGACTTTGGTATATTGGCTCCGAAACACCAGATGCAAATGGCAGTAGTCACGGCTGTTATAGCCGCGGCTTCGGACATAACGCAACTGGCGATATTACAGCATCCACTTGTGGAGACGTTCCTCAGATTGAAGTGGACGAGATtaagaatattctttttctttcttatgcTCGTACACTTGTTTTTCGTCATTTCCCTCTCGATCTACGCCATAATGTTTGTACGGGACGATAGTGACCACGTAGTGACTAGAAGAATCCTCGCAATCTGTTCCTGTTTTTTGTTGTTTCACAATATGATTCAAGTTTTATTAGAGCCCAA ACATTACTTGAGACAATTCGAAACATGGTTATCGTTCATATGCGCTATACTATCTTTAATAACGTCAATAGCAGGAGAGTTCGCGAAGAGTTCGAAGGATGAAATTGAGTCACATCACTGGGTGTTGCATTCCATCAGCATCGCAATCTTGCTTAGCTGGATGCAAATGATGCTGTTAATCGGTCGAGTTCCAATGTGGGGATATTACGCGCTCATGTTCTCCACGGTGTTGAAGAACATTCTGAAG GTTCTCCTGGCGTTCGGCTACCTGATTGTCGGATTCGCGTTGAGCTTCGCCGTTTTGTTCCACGGGAACGACCAGTTTCGCGATTTCTGGAGAGCCGTCGTGAGGACCGTGGTAATGATGATGGGTGAATACGAGTACGAGGAACTGTTCACCGTCGAGAATGGCAAGAGTGCCTTCCTACCGATCACAAGCAGAATCGTATTCTTCGTCTTTACTGTGCTCGCCAGTATCGTTTTAATCAACCTCATGATCGGTCTGGCGGTCAACGACATTCAAGGACTTGAGAAAGAG GGTCATATACGCCGATTATTGAAACAAGCGGAGTTCGTCGCGCATTTGGAGAGGGTGACGTCACACCGAATCTTTCGCGGCAATTGGCTACATCCTCGCTTAAGAATGCTTCTACACTCTAGACGCGACATTCCCACAAAAATTACACTCTTCTcgcatgaaaattattttcatcacgTGAGTCATCTCACGGAATCGCCTCCCAAGATTGCTGCCGATCTAATAGAAGCTTTATTTCTGTTAGCCACCAAGAATAATAA cttGACAGGTAAAAATGTAGAGATTGGCGACACGAAGCTGACTTCCATATTATCCAATTTAGAGGAACAAATCcgagaattgaaaataaattgttatcgcAATTTAAGGAATCGAAGGAAACCGTCAAAACGGCGCGGATTCAAAAGAAAGACCATAAACTTATAG